CTCCTCTTCTGTGGCTGGGCTGAACTAGCTCCTTATGACGGCCCTGTCAGCATCAACGCATACCGTGACGGCTGCGTTGGCCACGATGATTTCGTCTGATTTATCTCCCATACTTGCGGCCTGGTGGCCGTGCACAATCATGCCGCCCTCGACCACCTTTATTTCCTTCCGGCCGAAGGGCAGGGTCTTGAGGACTTCGTCGGTATCCACATCTGCAGGGCGGGGACAGGCAACGAGTACCTCAACGAGCATGCCGTTTAGG
The Dehalococcoidales bacterium DNA segment above includes these coding regions:
- a CDS encoding Lin0512 family protein: MNKKRFIIEMGTGVDQHGQDVTEAATKAVKDAVARVCLIGLLELVELKGLNGMLVEVLVACPRPADVDTDEVLKTLPFGRKEIKVVEGGMIVHGHQAASMGDKSDEIIVANAAVTVCVDADRAVIRS